One genomic region from Parerythrobacter aestuarii encodes:
- a CDS encoding serine hydrolase domain-containing protein: MQPSKSSGQPAVRQTVDRGSWTRGAVAEGFEPVAHAFSAAIQSGAALGAACTIMHRGETVVDLHGGWKDRSHESAWAADDITLVYSLTKGLTGIASAVAVSRGLFAYDEPVADIWPEFAAHGKGSVTVGEALSEQAGLAAIDFKLSLETLGDEKAICAAIARQKPNWVPGDHSGNHAYTLGWIASELIHRRDPYGRRLPQFFAEEIAGPLGVDVYLGLPDTFERDRIARIDGFGMQDLFIHHTTMPWPLTFEMCLPGTLAFRTLNNPLILEGPGALDCDEFWRIGQGAAGGMASARGLAALYNAFAEGGEKLGVTPEVMSLLTQGHRYPRKGLKDQVLTANMYYSYGFEKPFSEWEYARTSSAFGSFAVGGSLAFCDPQDSVAYAWITNKLGTGKWDDPREKLVRDAFYACLEDFS; encoded by the coding sequence ATGCAGCCATCGAAGAGTTCGGGCCAACCGGCGGTGCGCCAAACGGTCGATCGAGGCTCTTGGACCAGGGGGGCCGTTGCCGAAGGCTTCGAACCGGTTGCGCATGCGTTTTCAGCAGCCATCCAATCCGGCGCAGCACTCGGCGCGGCATGTACGATCATGCATCGGGGCGAGACGGTGGTCGACCTGCACGGTGGTTGGAAAGACCGTTCGCACGAGTCCGCGTGGGCGGCCGACGATATCACGTTGGTCTATTCGTTGACGAAGGGCCTGACCGGGATAGCATCCGCAGTTGCCGTTTCGCGCGGGCTTTTCGCCTATGACGAGCCGGTGGCCGATATCTGGCCCGAATTTGCTGCACACGGAAAAGGTTCCGTCACGGTTGGTGAGGCGCTGTCTGAGCAGGCCGGTCTTGCGGCGATTGACTTCAAGCTCTCTCTTGAGACCTTGGGCGATGAAAAGGCGATCTGCGCAGCCATTGCCCGGCAGAAGCCGAACTGGGTTCCGGGCGACCACTCGGGCAACCACGCCTATACCCTTGGCTGGATCGCAAGCGAGTTGATCCATCGCCGCGACCCGTATGGACGGCGCTTGCCGCAATTCTTTGCCGAAGAAATCGCCGGTCCGTTGGGTGTCGACGTATATCTCGGCTTGCCTGACACTTTCGAACGCGACCGGATCGCGCGGATCGATGGGTTCGGAATGCAGGATCTTTTCATCCACCATACAACCATGCCGTGGCCCCTGACATTCGAGATGTGCCTCCCTGGCACGCTCGCTTTCCGCACGCTCAATAATCCGCTGATCCTGGAAGGGCCGGGTGCGCTCGATTGCGACGAGTTCTGGCGCATCGGACAGGGTGCGGCAGGCGGTATGGCTTCGGCACGCGGGCTGGCGGCACTTTACAATGCCTTTGCCGAGGGAGGCGAGAAACTTGGGGTCACGCCTGAAGTCATGTCCTTGCTCACGCAAGGTCACCGCTACCCGCGCAAGGGACTGAAGGACCAGGTCCTGACTGCAAACATGTATTACTCGTACGGCTTCGAGAAGCCTTTCAGCGAGTGGGAATACGCCCGCACCTCCAGTGCGTTCGGTAGCTTCGCCGTCGGCGGATCGCTGGCCTTTTGCGACCCGCAAGACAGCGTCGCCTACGCCTGGATCACAAACAAACTCGGCACCGGAAAGTGGGACGATCCGCGCGAAAAATTGGTTCGCGATGCCTTCTATGCATGCCTGGAGGATTTCTCATGA
- a CDS encoding CHASE2 domain-containing protein, translating to MLAGLLGQTALLRDFDGRSFDFLSTVAPAIPDEPGVTLVVIDEPSMDVIGLQWPWPRSVHAELAENLRAAGAKAVAFDVLFAEPTDADEDAALVAAMGQDVVLAADESLIDRPYGSMLVRTEPMPELLAGGAKAGVASLSLGSDGVLRTMPRYPDSFMARLLEVTRGEKVAVAETQQLIQYFGPAGSYPTVSYYQALDAQGYLPPGYFEDQVVLVGFALQANADVSAGGVDAFETAYTLRTGQLSPGVEVQATIYDNLRTGLPISPIEHWATLLLIVLSGALAMAISRPTSPARKTALLIVALMGFAAGSWLALRYGRIWIAPLAPAVALTLGVVAIAIRDFAAEQRRRREVQQAFGQYLAPEMVQKIADNPALLNLGGESRELTILFSDIRGFTAISETMQDDPQALTRMINAVLTPLSNIILKHGGTIDKYMGDCVMAFWNAPLDDPDHALHAVKAAQEMQAAMNGINRNIQALAPQGVAIPAIRIGIGINTGTCVVGNMGSDRRFDYSVLGDAVNLASRLEGQCKDHAVDMLVGQATVAAVPSLDFRKLADIQVKGRSEVEPTYTL from the coding sequence TTGCTGGCTGGCCTTCTCGGTCAGACTGCACTGCTGCGCGACTTCGATGGCAGGAGCTTTGACTTCCTCTCAACTGTGGCCCCGGCGATACCCGACGAGCCAGGTGTTACATTGGTGGTGATCGACGAACCAAGCATGGATGTCATAGGGCTGCAGTGGCCTTGGCCCAGGTCGGTCCATGCCGAGCTGGCAGAAAACCTGCGTGCCGCCGGTGCCAAGGCCGTCGCTTTCGATGTGCTGTTTGCCGAGCCGACCGATGCTGATGAGGATGCCGCACTGGTTGCGGCGATGGGGCAGGACGTGGTGCTTGCGGCTGACGAAAGTCTGATCGATCGCCCCTACGGCAGTATGTTGGTACGGACCGAGCCAATGCCTGAATTGCTCGCGGGCGGGGCAAAGGCAGGCGTTGCGAGCCTGTCGCTGGGCAGCGACGGCGTGCTGCGAACCATGCCGCGCTATCCAGACAGTTTCATGGCGCGATTGCTGGAGGTCACCCGCGGCGAGAAAGTAGCTGTCGCTGAAACGCAGCAGCTGATCCAGTACTTCGGGCCAGCGGGCAGCTATCCAACCGTCTCTTACTATCAGGCGCTCGATGCCCAAGGTTACCTGCCGCCGGGCTATTTCGAGGACCAGGTCGTGCTGGTCGGCTTCGCCTTGCAGGCCAATGCCGATGTCTCAGCGGGTGGGGTGGATGCATTTGAAACGGCCTACACCCTGCGGACGGGGCAGTTGTCACCAGGCGTCGAAGTGCAGGCTACCATCTACGACAACTTGAGGACTGGGTTGCCGATCTCACCGATAGAGCACTGGGCGACATTGCTGCTGATAGTGCTGAGCGGAGCATTGGCCATGGCCATCTCCAGGCCGACCTCACCGGCGCGAAAAACGGCCTTGCTGATTGTCGCGCTCATGGGCTTTGCTGCCGGGAGTTGGCTCGCGCTTCGCTATGGAAGGATTTGGATCGCGCCACTCGCGCCGGCTGTGGCGCTCACGCTGGGCGTGGTAGCCATTGCCATTCGCGATTTTGCAGCGGAACAACGCCGCCGCCGCGAAGTCCAGCAAGCCTTCGGGCAATACCTGGCTCCTGAGATGGTCCAGAAAATCGCTGACAATCCGGCGCTGCTGAATCTTGGCGGCGAGAGCCGCGAACTGACCATCCTGTTCTCCGACATTCGCGGCTTCACGGCGATTTCGGAAACGATGCAGGACGATCCGCAAGCCCTTACGCGGATGATCAATGCGGTCCTGACCCCGCTTTCCAACATCATCCTCAAGCACGGCGGGACGATTGACAAATATATGGGTGATTGCGTGATGGCATTCTGGAACGCGCCGCTCGACGATCCCGACCACGCCTTGCATGCGGTCAAAGCGGCGCAGGAAATGCAGGCCGCGATGAACGGGATCAACCGCAATATCCAGGCCCTGGCACCGCAAGGGGTAGCCATTCCAGCGATCCGGATTGGCATCGGCATCAACACCGGCACCTGCGTAGTCGGCAATATGGGATCTGACCGCAGGTTCGATTACTCCGTGCTTGGCGATGCAGTAAACCTTGCCTCGCGTCTCGAGGGACAATGCAAGGATCATGCTGTCGACATGCTGGTCGGCCAAGCAACGGTGGCCGCGGTGCCTTCCCTCGATTTCCGCAAGTTGGCGGACATCCAGGTTAAGGGGCGCTCTGAAGTAGAGCCGACGTACACGCTCTGA
- a CDS encoding patatin-like phospholipase domain-containing protein has translation MTGTAIKANVHATPASDPTFPEQRDPDIAGRANCAICFSGGGNRALASTAGQLRALTQLGLVNNARYISCVSGGSWASGAYTFLPGDRSDDEFLGPHVSDSERGDLSIDEWGDTLDDKQLVHRASVSFADVFWKNVECGPADMAWISTVREVFYEPFGLGEEKFMAASPSAVAGILAHNGQLSEDDFHTPRPGRPYLVVNGTLEWPVRVLHKVQRVLVQFTPGYVGNAWPLQLTTRVLCKKLRQNTGGGFLDSFAFGSTGPNAAAGSWLPMPAPERPFAIWHASGISSAAFGYDAAKYDVASVIPKEEYWAVSDAAQSAAKSRQLRFTDGGNLENFGLMAMLQRKVEKIVVFVDSEDPLPDSWDIVMDNSDVTPLFGLKNKGMPNNQVFKSSEYKPLLRGWIEAQRGRGLAMFAQKLAVQKNGWFGIDGGWDVEILWVYTAPVTNWIDQLSGDMQQKVYEGIDGHEPLAHFPNYLTADENHLLTIDLSKPQAALLADMYAWAIKQEADAFRAHLPPRTTA, from the coding sequence ATGACTGGCACAGCGATCAAGGCGAATGTCCATGCAACCCCCGCATCCGACCCGACCTTTCCTGAACAACGGGACCCTGACATCGCCGGTCGGGCCAACTGCGCCATCTGCTTCTCGGGAGGTGGGAATCGTGCACTGGCATCAACCGCGGGCCAGCTTCGCGCGCTGACGCAGCTCGGTCTGGTCAACAACGCCCGTTACATTTCATGCGTCTCCGGCGGGTCCTGGGCGTCTGGAGCCTACACTTTCCTGCCTGGTGACCGATCCGATGATGAATTCCTTGGGCCACATGTCAGCGATTCCGAACGTGGGGACCTCTCCATCGACGAGTGGGGCGATACACTCGACGACAAACAGCTGGTGCACCGTGCATCCGTCAGTTTTGCCGATGTATTCTGGAAGAATGTAGAATGCGGTCCTGCAGACATGGCTTGGATCAGCACGGTGCGCGAAGTCTTCTACGAACCTTTCGGCCTCGGCGAAGAGAAATTCATGGCTGCAAGTCCATCAGCGGTGGCCGGGATTCTGGCGCACAATGGCCAGCTGTCCGAGGACGATTTTCATACTCCGCGGCCCGGGCGCCCCTATCTCGTCGTGAACGGAACTCTCGAATGGCCGGTTCGCGTCTTGCACAAGGTCCAACGGGTGCTGGTCCAGTTCACCCCGGGCTATGTCGGTAATGCGTGGCCTCTCCAGCTGACGACCAGAGTCCTGTGCAAGAAGCTGAGACAGAATACCGGCGGAGGCTTTCTCGACAGCTTCGCTTTCGGATCGACCGGACCCAATGCCGCAGCCGGTTCTTGGCTGCCCATGCCAGCGCCGGAAAGACCGTTTGCAATCTGGCATGCAAGCGGCATCAGCAGTGCCGCATTCGGCTATGATGCAGCCAAATATGATGTGGCATCGGTGATCCCCAAAGAAGAATATTGGGCCGTCAGTGACGCAGCACAAAGCGCAGCCAAGTCCAGGCAGTTACGCTTCACCGATGGCGGAAACCTGGAGAACTTCGGGCTGATGGCAATGCTCCAGCGGAAAGTCGAAAAGATCGTCGTGTTCGTAGATTCCGAGGATCCGCTGCCGGATAGCTGGGACATCGTGATGGACAATTCCGACGTCACGCCGCTGTTCGGGCTGAAAAACAAGGGAATGCCCAACAACCAGGTCTTCAAGAGTTCGGAATACAAGCCATTGCTCAGGGGCTGGATAGAGGCCCAGCGCGGGCGAGGCCTGGCGATGTTTGCGCAGAAGCTGGCGGTGCAGAAAAATGGCTGGTTCGGTATCGATGGCGGCTGGGACGTTGAGATTCTTTGGGTCTATACGGCCCCGGTTACCAATTGGATCGACCAACTCAGCGGTGACATGCAGCAGAAGGTTTATGAAGGTATCGATGGGCACGAACCGCTGGCCCATTTCCCGAACTATCTGACCGCCGACGAGAACCACCTCCTGACGATCGACCTGTCAAAGCCGCAGGCGGCTCTTCTCGCCGACATGTATGCGTGGGCAATCAAACAGGAAGCAGACGCATTTCGGGCACACTTGCCGCCTAGAACTACAGCCTGA